The proteins below are encoded in one region of Candidatus Brocadiaceae bacterium:
- a CDS encoding CvpA family protein, with protein sequence MNWIDYAIFSTIVFSALTGLASGPVLQSFKIVFLLISFLAAFFFHGILSAIISGIFPPSTTSLLSFFTIFGISFVVAFFFTDLIKHLTEKFGLGKKDFSTRLIAALLGACKGLFFCGVIIYGILLFCDKPTCDKVNTSKVATRIGKGMQKMVSVIPEGLSKNITDFARKGKEQRNTEKRKELNVPHKEKE encoded by the coding sequence ATGAATTGGATTGACTACGCAATTTTTTCCACAATAGTTTTTTCGGCGCTCACCGGACTTGCCAGCGGGCCTGTCTTACAATCTTTTAAAATCGTCTTTTTATTGATATCTTTCCTTGCGGCATTCTTTTTTCATGGTATTTTGAGCGCTATTATCTCAGGCATTTTCCCCCCTTCAACTACCAGCTTACTGAGTTTCTTTACCATTTTCGGGATTTCATTCGTTGTTGCATTTTTTTTTACCGATCTTATTAAGCATCTCACGGAAAAATTTGGTCTGGGGAAAAAGGACTTCAGTACACGCCTTATTGCCGCACTTTTAGGGGCATGCAAAGGGCTCTTTTTTTGTGGCGTGATTATTTACGGTATCTTATTATTTTGTGACAAACCAACATGCGATAAGGTAAATACATCAAAGGTCGCAACCAGGATTGGGAAAGGAATGCAGAAAATGGTTTCCGTTATCCCTGAAGGTTTGTCAAAAAATATTACCGATTTTGCCAGGAAAGGCAAAGAACAAAGAAACACAGAGAAGAGAAAAGAACTGAATGTGCCCCATAAAGAGAAGGAATGA
- a CDS encoding DEAD/DEAH box helicase, translating to MYLKLFDQIWQDQEKVEDITEKICDHIESVYNDNSPEFVYFMILYNIFTEFLEDISEDVLPNDLTGYQDSLIWKKLFHFQRDAAIGIINKLERYNGCILADSVGLGKTFTALAVVKYYELRNKSVLLLCPRRMADNWLNYNQNLITNIFAKDRFNYTVLCHTDLQRERGYSLGVPLDRINWGNFDLVVIDESHNFRNNEVYKDRETRYQKLMNRVIKRGVRTKVLMLSATPVNNRFNDLKNQLALSYEGDPENLNRKLRTKKDINEIFRKAQGVFNAWSKLPPEERTPSAILNALDFDFFELLDSVTIARSRKHIQKFYDTKDIGPFPNRKKPLSFHCPLTNQTDVINFNDIFNQLITLKMAIYAPFRYILASRLSKYEEMYDTKVKGGLSRLKQIDRERNLQALMTVNLLKRLESSVEAFRLSLQSLHYNLEKTLEKIARFKKTGVADSFDDSTAVFENAEADDDELPDFEGATIGGKVQISLEDMDLESWEYNLRADLEVMLCLLTEMRKITPHEDSKLKLLKELICNKLEEPINPGNRKILIFTAFADTADYLYENLGCYLHNNFNVHTGKVTGSGGCKTTLKHKYDFHSIRILFSPISNEKASILPKVPDEIDILIGTDCISEGQNLQDCDYMINYDIHWNPVRIIQRFGRIDRIGSKNTHIQLVNFWPDISLDDYINLKERVENRMVIADVSATGDDNVLSSEANDLAFRKEQLQRLQDEVIDLEDVKTGVSITDLGLNDFRMDLVHYVKENTGLESVPKGMHAVIDTQSDNQSASRCNLRLTQYGQQRKHKPAKQITSLLSCLY from the coding sequence ATGTATCTTAAGCTATTTGATCAAATATGGCAGGATCAAGAAAAGGTAGAGGATATTACCGAAAAGATCTGTGATCATATTGAATCTGTCTATAACGACAACTCGCCTGAGTTTGTTTATTTTATGATACTCTATAACATTTTTACGGAGTTTCTCGAAGATATATCAGAAGACGTACTGCCGAATGACCTGACCGGATATCAGGACAGCCTTATCTGGAAGAAGCTGTTTCATTTTCAGAGAGATGCGGCTATTGGTATTATCAATAAGTTAGAAAGATATAACGGATGTATCCTTGCCGACAGTGTGGGACTGGGCAAGACGTTTACAGCCCTGGCAGTTGTTAAATATTATGAGCTTCGAAACAAATCCGTTCTGTTATTGTGCCCCAGGAGAATGGCGGACAACTGGCTTAACTACAATCAAAACCTCATTACCAACATATTCGCTAAAGACCGTTTCAACTATACCGTACTCTGCCATACGGATTTGCAGCGGGAAAGAGGCTATTCACTGGGCGTGCCTTTAGACCGGATCAACTGGGGTAATTTTGATCTTGTGGTAATCGATGAATCACATAATTTCCGTAACAACGAGGTTTACAAGGACAGGGAAACCCGTTATCAGAAATTAATGAACCGCGTCATTAAGAGAGGTGTAAGGACTAAAGTGTTAATGCTTTCCGCAACACCGGTGAATAATCGTTTTAACGATCTGAAAAATCAGCTAGCACTATCATATGAAGGTGATCCTGAAAATCTTAACAGGAAACTACGCACGAAAAAGGATATTAACGAGATATTCAGAAAGGCACAGGGTGTCTTTAATGCATGGTCGAAATTACCACCAGAGGAACGGACTCCATCGGCAATCCTGAATGCACTGGATTTTGATTTCTTTGAATTGCTTGATAGTGTGACCATAGCCCGCTCCCGTAAGCATATTCAGAAATTTTATGATACAAAAGATATTGGACCTTTCCCGAATCGAAAAAAACCTCTTTCATTTCACTGTCCACTTACTAATCAGACAGATGTTATCAATTTTAATGATATCTTTAATCAATTGATTACATTAAAAATGGCGATATATGCCCCTTTTCGCTATATCCTGGCAAGCCGCCTTTCGAAATATGAAGAGATGTATGACACAAAGGTAAAGGGCGGTCTATCGCGCCTGAAACAGATTGACCGGGAGAGGAATCTACAGGCTCTTATGACGGTTAATCTGCTGAAGCGTCTGGAAAGTTCAGTAGAGGCATTTCGCCTGTCACTGCAATCCTTGCACTATAATCTTGAAAAGACACTGGAAAAGATTGCCCGGTTCAAAAAAACCGGTGTTGCTGACAGTTTTGATGATAGTACCGCTGTATTTGAAAATGCAGAGGCAGATGACGATGAATTACCGGATTTTGAAGGCGCAACTATTGGTGGTAAGGTGCAAATCAGTCTTGAGGATATGGATTTGGAATCGTGGGAATATAATCTGCGTGCTGATCTTGAAGTCATGCTGTGCCTTCTCACGGAAATGCGCAAGATAACCCCGCATGAAGACTCAAAGTTAAAATTGCTTAAAGAATTGATTTGCAACAAACTTGAAGAGCCGATCAATCCGGGGAATAGAAAAATTTTAATCTTTACCGCCTTTGCTGATACTGCTGATTATCTCTATGAGAATCTCGGATGTTATTTACACAATAATTTTAATGTTCATACTGGTAAAGTTACCGGCAGTGGGGGCTGCAAGACCACTTTGAAACACAAATATGATTTCCATTCCATACGTATCCTTTTCTCTCCAATCTCCAACGAAAAAGCGTCCATTTTGCCAAAGGTACCGGATGAAATCGACATCCTGATAGGCACCGACTGTATTTCCGAAGGACAGAACCTGCAGGACTGCGACTATATGATAAACTATGATATTCACTGGAACCCCGTGCGCATCATTCAACGTTTTGGCCGTATAGACCGTATTGGGTCAAAAAATACCCATATTCAACTCGTAAATTTCTGGCCTGACATCTCGCTTGATGATTACATCAATCTCAAGGAACGCGTTGAAAATCGCATGGTCATTGCCGATGTATCTGCTACGGGTGATGATAACGTGCTTAGCTCCGAAGCCAATGACCTTGCCTTTCGAAAGGAACAATTACAACGATTACAGGATGAGGTAATAGACCTTGAAGACGTAAAAACCGGTGTTTCTATAACCGACCTCGGTTTAAATGATTTTCGCATGGATCTGGTTCATTACGTAAAAGAAAATACTGGTTTAGAAAGCGTCCCTAAAGGGATGCATGCAGTCATTGACACGCAGTCGGATAATCAGTCTGCTTCCCGGTGTAATTTACGTCTTACGCAATACGGACAGCAGCGTAAACATAAACCGGCAAAACAGATTACATCCCTATTATCTTGTTTATATTGA
- a CDS encoding 2-hydroxyacyl-CoA dehydratase family protein, with amino-acid sequence MFSIQKFKAWLASFFYRNAPSLIRIILRFYTFYCFFCRGRKQNGWVSFQVQTRVGAQHLYSTYAHPKQTIWTTMFVPSEILFAMGLYPFCLEIGAALFAGIGQSSLGLIEADSQGVSTDVCTFHRAAIGHAYRNVFPRNILQVATTTLCDNNTKTAKLCEITTGKDTICLDIPYEEDDYSVKYLAKQLEDLVKQLETVTGKKMKQTALEKAIELSNKTREKIIEINELRKDPYSPLQGSSALGFMFPTYLLIGSRLSLEFYACLANELREKIAENRKNVNENALKDQIRILWLELKPYFKMDFFQNLEEKQGVKIVFEETNYVYWDKLDPKNPYESLARKHISNTYNGPLERRIEVAKNLAREYQADGIVVFSSWGCRRNNAAVPTIKRELTREGYPLLSLDGDCVDDHNYMPGQFSTRIEGFLEMLRGQKAASSKPHSCAV; translated from the coding sequence ATGTTTTCGATTCAAAAATTCAAAGCCTGGTTAGCTTCATTCTTTTACCGTAATGCGCCGAGTTTAATCAGGATTATTTTGCGGTTTTACACGTTCTACTGCTTTTTTTGCCGCGGAAGAAAACAGAACGGATGGGTATCATTTCAAGTCCAGACGCGCGTAGGCGCGCAACACCTCTATAGCACGTATGCTCACCCGAAACAAACCATCTGGACGACGATGTTTGTTCCTTCGGAAATTCTTTTTGCTATGGGTCTGTATCCCTTTTGTCTTGAAATCGGTGCAGCGCTTTTTGCGGGTATAGGGCAAAGTTCTCTTGGGCTTATAGAGGCAGATTCACAAGGAGTTTCTACAGACGTTTGCACCTTTCATCGAGCTGCAATTGGTCATGCATATAGAAATGTATTTCCGCGAAATATCCTTCAAGTTGCTACCACAACGTTATGTGATAACAATACGAAAACTGCGAAATTATGCGAGATAACAACGGGAAAAGATACCATTTGCCTTGATATTCCCTATGAAGAAGACGATTACTCCGTTAAATATCTTGCCAAACAGCTTGAGGATTTGGTAAAGCAGCTGGAAACCGTAACAGGAAAAAAGATGAAACAAACTGCGTTAGAAAAAGCAATTGAACTTTCGAATAAAACGCGGGAAAAAATCATCGAGATTAATGAATTAAGAAAAGACCCGTACTCTCCTCTCCAGGGTAGCAGTGCGTTAGGATTCATGTTTCCTACGTATCTGTTAATCGGTTCTCGGTTGTCACTAGAGTTCTACGCATGCCTGGCAAATGAATTGCGGGAAAAAATTGCGGAAAACAGAAAAAATGTAAACGAAAATGCCCTGAAAGATCAAATAAGAATTCTCTGGCTTGAATTGAAACCTTATTTTAAGATGGATTTTTTTCAGAATTTAGAGGAAAAACAAGGGGTAAAGATTGTATTTGAAGAAACAAATTACGTATACTGGGATAAGCTTGACCCAAAGAATCCTTATGAAAGTTTGGCCAGAAAGCACATTTCGAATACGTATAACGGCCCGCTGGAACGGCGCATAGAAGTGGCAAAGAACCTTGCCAGAGAGTACCAGGCTGATGGTATAGTCGTTTTTTCTTCCTGGGGATGCAGAAGGAATAACGCTGCCGTTCCTACGATAAAAAGAGAGCTTACCAGGGAAGGGTATCCACTGCTCAGCCTCGATGGGGATTGCGTGGATGACCATAATTATATGCCGGGGCAATTTTCTACAAGGATCGAAGGTTTTCTGGAAATGTTGCGGGGGCAGAAGGCAGCCTCTTCAAAACCTCATTCCTGTGCAGTATAG
- a CDS encoding acyl-CoA dehydratase activase, which yields MYTIGIDIGSMSTNGILLNDKKEILSSIIIATGASSKRAADKVFQQILKESNLEQKDIDYIIATGYGRIKVPFANEVVTEITCHAKGANYYFPKARTIIDIGGQDSKAIKVDEKGNVLDFVMNDKCAAGTGRFLEVMARTLEIELDEMGELSLDGKDNVSVSSLCTVFAESEVVSLIGADHKTKDICKGLHTSIAKRITAQVKRVGLEEEVAMTGGVAKNIGVVTELEKNLGCKIAISEEPQINGALGAALIALEKALATSRASESASSATKAPPSSANVSIAEFSIEDSALPKIGYFCSYTPVELIRAAGFHPVRIKGTEGESCSANEVLCGNICPYIKAVTDQKMNGSLEDFKGMVFVNSCDGMRRLYDAWRKLDEGKNTFHYMLDIPKNVDDAAVFYYADLLKKLKEKLETYFTVTIKNDDINQSILLYNSVREKVRLCLQKYWNGYIAQSGYEMFSLLKKGVNAVPEKFQEYLTSLLKQSSRDMRDTRNIPRLFIWGSIMENEKIMKIIEDAGAKVVAEDLCNGSRYFDAQVTISNDPLTSLASRYIKRNPCSRVIDIYERINTALTIMQEKSIHGSIYHTLKFCDHNLMDYPVIKKTFHEKNIPLLHLNCDYSMNSEGQIKTRVEAFLEQMAIASK from the coding sequence ATGTACACAATAGGAATCGATATTGGTTCAATGTCAACAAATGGAATTCTGCTCAATGATAAAAAAGAAATCCTTTCTTCCATTATCATTGCAACAGGGGCAAGCAGCAAGAGGGCGGCTGATAAAGTTTTTCAACAAATTTTAAAAGAGAGCAACCTTGAACAAAAGGATATTGACTATATCATTGCCACGGGGTATGGAAGAATAAAAGTACCCTTTGCCAATGAAGTTGTAACGGAAATCACCTGCCATGCAAAAGGAGCAAATTATTATTTTCCGAAAGCCAGAACCATCATAGATATTGGCGGACAGGATAGTAAGGCAATTAAAGTGGATGAAAAAGGAAACGTCCTCGACTTTGTCATGAATGACAAATGCGCTGCCGGAACAGGAAGGTTTCTGGAGGTTATGGCCCGTACCCTGGAGATTGAATTGGATGAAATGGGAGAACTTTCGCTGGACGGAAAAGATAATGTTTCTGTAAGCAGCCTCTGTACGGTTTTTGCCGAATCCGAGGTAGTATCCCTTATTGGGGCTGACCACAAAACAAAAGACATTTGCAAAGGATTGCATACCTCAATCGCCAAACGCATCACTGCTCAGGTTAAGAGGGTTGGACTGGAAGAAGAAGTTGCCATGACCGGTGGAGTTGCAAAAAACATAGGTGTTGTAACTGAGCTGGAGAAGAATCTTGGCTGTAAGATAGCAATATCGGAAGAACCGCAAATAAATGGGGCTCTCGGCGCTGCTTTGATTGCCTTGGAAAAGGCGCTGGCAACAAGTCGCGCTTCGGAATCCGCGTCTTCCGCAACAAAGGCCCCTCCTTCCTCTGCCAATGTATCCATAGCAGAGTTTTCCATAGAAGACAGCGCCCTGCCAAAGATCGGGTATTTTTGTTCATATACCCCCGTGGAACTTATCCGTGCTGCCGGTTTTCACCCGGTAAGGATTAAGGGAACTGAAGGGGAGTCCTGCTCTGCAAATGAAGTGCTTTGCGGAAATATCTGCCCTTATATCAAGGCGGTAACTGACCAGAAAATGAACGGGAGCCTGGAAGATTTTAAAGGAATGGTATTTGTCAACTCCTGCGATGGCATGCGCAGACTTTATGATGCATGGAGGAAATTAGATGAAGGGAAAAACACCTTTCATTATATGTTAGATATTCCTAAAAACGTTGACGATGCCGCGGTTTTTTACTACGCAGATTTATTGAAAAAATTGAAAGAAAAACTGGAAACATATTTTACCGTAACAATTAAGAATGATGATATAAATCAAAGCATTTTGCTCTATAACTCTGTCAGAGAAAAGGTTCGCCTTTGTCTGCAAAAGTACTGGAATGGATATATAGCACAATCCGGTTACGAGATGTTTTCTCTCTTGAAAAAGGGTGTCAATGCAGTGCCTGAAAAATTCCAGGAATACTTAACTTCCCTTTTAAAACAAAGTAGTAGGGACATGCGTGATACACGAAATATCCCCCGTCTTTTCATATGGGGCAGCATTATGGAGAACGAAAAGATTATGAAAATCATCGAAGATGCAGGTGCCAAAGTCGTTGCTGAGGATCTGTGCAATGGCAGCCGATATTTTGACGCCCAGGTCACTATCAGCAATGATCCCCTTACTTCACTCGCAAGCAGATACATTAAGAGGAATCCGTGTTCGCGTGTAATTGATATCTACGAGAGAATAAACACGGCATTAACCATCATGCAAGAAAAATCTATTCATGGATCGATATATCATACCTTGAAATTTTGCGACCACAATCTGATGGATTATCCCGTTATAAAAAAGACCTTTCATGAAAAAAATATCCCGCTTCTTCATCTTAATTGCGACTACTCAATGAACAGTGAAGGTCAAATCAAAACGCGGGTAGAGGCTTTTCTTGAGCAAATGGCCATTGCTTCCAAATAA
- a CDS encoding DEAD/DEAH box helicase: MYESFLQVITAKNVQSITNNKVYNRGVSYYEKDHVHDIKYNNGKLTAWVRGNEPRPYAVEIVSDEAGICFMDCTCFYASDGETCKHIVATFLKWIDKRGKVRRHKPLVSRQKTSLTSNNPPAVDLFSATFSTYEQQGVTNILNAAIFDSDQLHIKVDLLNGGPQLELKLSSHGNDVTVIHVSREKSPCLFEKLGTLHDRNLELSERARKTKLYKTPLVPYLHADINTEGHVELSPVVKIKGSNKANQSFQWEQLAENRINHQWVWINNSYRPIEPIPRYLEPYFYKLKPLVYKEKGAVDFFKKELNQLLTEPAFKPSPKLQQVKVHDNLDISHVKVETSDKDWLWLDASYKIGRHTVELSEILSCIENGRYMRKDTDYIEVPEDLMELWQRGKGIIENGRLKMPKLGYLRARTEWGNKVTVNPCSKTQKFLMNFDRITPPQPGPSVSLYEGELRNYQQKGYDWLWFLHMNEFNGILADEMGLGKTHQAMMMVLSALQTDPSIPNLIICPTSVLDHWESKFQTYAPTVKLARFYGKERKELFSGALPSIVLTTYSILSRDLEELCNVQWNYVVLDEAQKIKNHKTQMSKAVRRLRARRRLALTGTPLENRLMELWSIFDFLLPGYLGTMIDFRKQYENPIVKFQDTRKKETLKKIIHPFKLRRLKKDVLTELPPKIEEKRYCNLLPAQIALYKDMIHEQGSKLIMKLRDESQPVEYMHIFALLTKLKQLCDHPKLVMNGRGLKKATSGKFELFKGIMEEAIGSEEKIVVFSQYLQMLDIIGSWLQDIGVGYESLRGNTKNRGKVIERFQKDSNCSVFLCSLLAGGLGIDLTAASVVIHYDRWWNAAREDQATDRVHRIGQTGGVQVFKLITRGTLEEKIDTMITTKARLMDSVIESDDIMFKAFSRKEFLDLLAF; the protein is encoded by the coding sequence ATGTATGAATCTTTTCTCCAGGTTATTACAGCCAAAAACGTTCAGTCCATTACGAATAATAAGGTTTATAATCGTGGGGTGTCCTATTATGAAAAAGACCATGTTCACGACATAAAGTACAATAACGGTAAATTAACTGCATGGGTAAGAGGAAACGAGCCTCGTCCCTATGCCGTTGAAATTGTTTCTGATGAGGCAGGAATTTGTTTTATGGATTGCACCTGCTTTTATGCCTCAGATGGTGAAACGTGTAAACATATCGTAGCGACATTCTTAAAATGGATAGATAAAAGGGGCAAGGTCAGACGGCACAAACCTCTGGTTTCCAGGCAAAAAACATCTCTGACATCGAACAATCCTCCTGCCGTTGATCTCTTTAGCGCAACCTTTTCAACGTATGAACAACAGGGCGTGACAAATATTTTGAACGCTGCTATTTTTGATTCTGACCAGTTACATATTAAGGTTGATTTACTCAACGGTGGACCACAACTGGAACTAAAACTATCGTCTCACGGCAATGATGTAACAGTTATTCATGTTTCCAGGGAAAAAAGTCCCTGCCTTTTTGAAAAATTAGGTACGTTACACGACCGCAACCTGGAGTTATCGGAACGTGCACGGAAAACAAAACTCTACAAAACCCCGCTCGTTCCCTACCTTCACGCCGATATTAATACGGAGGGACACGTCGAGTTATCACCCGTTGTAAAGATAAAGGGTTCCAACAAGGCAAATCAATCCTTCCAATGGGAACAACTTGCTGAAAACAGAATCAATCACCAGTGGGTATGGATTAATAATTCTTACAGGCCGATAGAGCCTATTCCGCGATATTTAGAGCCCTATTTTTACAAGCTAAAACCACTTGTCTATAAAGAAAAGGGGGCCGTTGATTTTTTCAAAAAAGAACTAAACCAATTACTTACAGAACCTGCATTTAAACCATCACCGAAACTTCAACAAGTAAAAGTCCATGACAACCTGGATATATCTCATGTAAAGGTGGAAACTTCAGATAAGGACTGGTTGTGGCTGGATGCCAGTTACAAGATAGGCAGGCACACAGTGGAACTTTCTGAAATTCTATCGTGTATTGAAAATGGCCGGTACATGAGAAAGGATACCGATTATATAGAAGTCCCTGAAGATCTTATGGAACTTTGGCAACGTGGTAAGGGCATCATAGAAAATGGAAGACTAAAAATGCCAAAGCTGGGGTATTTGCGTGCCAGAACTGAATGGGGAAATAAGGTAACGGTAAATCCCTGCAGTAAGACTCAAAAATTCCTGATGAATTTTGATCGAATAACACCACCCCAACCAGGACCTTCTGTATCCTTATATGAAGGAGAGCTGCGCAACTATCAACAAAAGGGTTATGACTGGCTTTGGTTTTTGCATATGAATGAGTTTAATGGAATACTTGCCGATGAAATGGGATTAGGAAAAACACATCAGGCAATGATGATGGTTCTTTCTGCTTTACAAACTGACCCTAGCATTCCAAACCTGATCATCTGTCCGACCTCGGTACTGGATCATTGGGAATCGAAATTTCAAACGTATGCACCTACAGTAAAATTAGCGCGATTTTATGGAAAAGAAAGAAAAGAGCTCTTTTCCGGTGCCTTGCCATCTATTGTATTAACTACTTACAGCATACTGTCCCGTGATTTAGAAGAACTCTGCAATGTTCAGTGGAATTATGTGGTTTTGGACGAAGCACAGAAAATTAAGAATCATAAAACGCAGATGAGCAAGGCGGTCCGACGCCTCAGGGCACGGCGTCGTTTGGCGTTAACAGGCACTCCACTTGAAAACAGGCTGATGGAATTATGGTCGATCTTTGATTTTCTCCTGCCCGGTTATCTAGGAACTATGATAGATTTTAGAAAACAATACGAAAATCCTATTGTAAAGTTTCAAGATACACGGAAAAAGGAAACATTAAAGAAGATTATTCATCCCTTTAAATTAAGAAGGCTCAAAAAAGATGTTTTAACAGAGCTCCCCCCAAAAATCGAAGAGAAACGATACTGCAATCTTTTGCCAGCTCAAATTGCGCTGTATAAAGACATGATCCACGAACAGGGGAGTAAACTAATTATGAAATTACGGGATGAAAGTCAACCGGTAGAATATATGCACATCTTCGCCTTATTAACAAAACTGAAACAGCTTTGCGATCACCCCAAGTTGGTTATGAATGGGAGAGGACTGAAAAAAGCAACTTCTGGTAAATTTGAGTTATTTAAAGGAATCATGGAAGAGGCGATTGGTTCGGAAGAAAAGATTGTGGTTTTCTCTCAATACTTACAAATGCTGGACATAATTGGAAGTTGGTTACAGGATATCGGGGTTGGATACGAGTCCTTACGTGGTAATACAAAAAATCGGGGAAAGGTAATAGAACGATTTCAAAAAGATTCCAACTGCAGTGTCTTTTTGTGTAGTCTTCTGGCTGGCGGTCTGGGTATTGATCTGACAGCGGCATCAGTGGTAATACACTATGACCGCTGGTGGAATGCTGCCCGAGAGGATCAAGCCACGGACCGTGTGCATCGCATCGGACAAACTGGGGGAGTTCAAGTTTTTAAGCTCATTACCAGAGGGACGTTAGAAGAAAAGATTGATACAATGATTACGACGAAAGCAAGGCTTATGGATTCAGTTATTGAATCAGATGATATCATGTTCAAGGCATTTTCGCGAAAAGAGTTTCTGGATTTGCTAGCGTTCTGA
- a CDS encoding Sir2 family NAD-dependent protein deacetylase: protein MQGKTRKHLTEYLCNAHNILLFTGAGISTGSGIPDYRGPQGVWKSRQPVYYQDFLSSHEARVEYWDYKLDGRDAFQLAQPNAIHKAIAQLERAGKLIMVATQNIDGLHSLAGTSQELLVELHGTNAQVECQRCYQRSDPEPHFAYFKKSRTPPLCPCGGFLKPATISFGQKLREEDIRKAAAAAEQADLVIALGSTLSVYPAASIPLMAAERGIPYIIINRGRTDQDGHPAVSLRIEGDVGEIFPPAVFESLGKID, encoded by the coding sequence ATGCAGGGAAAAACACGCAAACACCTGACAGAATATCTGTGTAACGCCCACAACATTCTGCTGTTTACCGGTGCAGGCATTTCCACCGGAAGCGGAATACCCGATTACCGGGGACCGCAGGGGGTCTGGAAAAGTCGTCAACCGGTATATTACCAGGACTTTCTGTCATCTCATGAGGCGCGGGTTGAGTATTGGGACTACAAACTCGATGGGCGGGATGCCTTTCAACTGGCACAACCCAATGCCATCCACAAGGCCATCGCCCAACTTGAACGGGCCGGCAAACTCATCATGGTGGCCACGCAAAATATTGATGGTCTGCATTCCCTAGCGGGGACTTCTCAGGAACTCCTGGTCGAGCTGCATGGTACAAATGCGCAGGTAGAATGCCAACGCTGTTATCAACGAAGTGATCCTGAACCCCATTTCGCATATTTTAAAAAATCCCGTACACCACCGCTTTGTCCCTGTGGCGGGTTTTTAAAACCGGCGACCATCAGCTTTGGTCAAAAATTACGGGAAGAAGATATTCGGAAGGCAGCTGCCGCCGCGGAACAGGCTGATCTGGTAATTGCACTCGGCTCAACCCTTTCGGTATATCCGGCCGCATCCATCCCCCTGATGGCTGCTGAACGAGGTATTCCTTATATAATAATAAACAGAGGGAGAACCGATCAGGACGGCCACCCTGCAGTGAGTCTGCGTATTGAAGGGGACGTAGGAGAGATATTCCCGCCTGCGGTATTCGAGTCACTGGGGAAAATCGACTGA
- a CDS encoding AsmA-like C-terminal region-containing protein: MVKKLVISGGIILCFAVIILFLIPFYSISQDVFQQSITESLKKQFRSIHQIGSISFSWPNRFTISSVSFRRQDQNKEPQLSMKDIRGSLKFFPILRKKFVVKNVSIREMNYENCLLVENLVTDTFSYKDGIVFTHSRLRVNDGPATLSGMIDFLGEKPVFDIQMNAKDIHITQDIPILQFLPIFRVDDDGELGGMLSFEGSIRGNGLDKTSFYEKLSADLHFTLRDGYIQGNRLFASLAKIFEIKNMYSFDLIDTTIQIKDASFFIPEMNMQSPIMEITASGSSAFDGNISYDAQITVNRNYLNKSKKEFSLLFPGHSTVPLEIRGTAKNPTVAVKFSQDNLTTLIKGLENGFFSNSQKK; the protein is encoded by the coding sequence ATGGTGAAAAAACTTGTTATTTCAGGCGGAATTATTCTCTGTTTTGCAGTCATAATTCTTTTCCTTATTCCATTCTATAGTATTTCTCAGGATGTTTTTCAACAAAGCATTACTGAGTCATTGAAGAAACAATTCAGATCTATACATCAGATCGGATCAATCTCTTTTTCCTGGCCGAATCGGTTTACCATATCTTCTGTGAGTTTCCGGAGACAGGATCAAAACAAAGAACCTCAGTTATCCATGAAGGACATCCGGGGGTCCTTAAAATTTTTCCCTATACTCCGGAAGAAATTTGTTGTTAAAAATGTATCTATTCGGGAGATGAATTATGAAAATTGTCTGTTAGTCGAAAATCTTGTTACCGATACATTTTCGTACAAGGATGGTATTGTATTTACTCACTCACGATTACGTGTAAACGATGGCCCGGCAACTCTTTCAGGAATGATTGATTTTCTGGGAGAAAAACCGGTCTTTGACATACAGATGAATGCCAAAGATATCCATATTACGCAAGACATTCCGATACTCCAATTTCTTCCGATTTTCAGGGTAGACGACGATGGTGAATTAGGAGGTATGCTCAGCTTTGAGGGGTCTATTCGTGGCAATGGCCTGGATAAAACAAGCTTTTATGAAAAACTTTCCGCCGATTTACATTTTACCTTAAGAGATGGTTATATTCAGGGGAACAGATTGTTTGCTTCTCTTGCAAAAATATTCGAAATAAAAAATATGTATTCATTTGACTTGATTGATACTACAATACAAATCAAGGACGCCTCGTTTTTTATCCCGGAAATGAATATGCAAAGCCCGATTATGGAAATCACTGCCTCAGGTTCATCCGCATTTGACGGCAACATTTCTTACGATGCACAGATTACTGTAAACAGAAATTATCTGAACAAGAGCAAGAAGGAATTTAGCCTTCTATTTCCCGGACACAGCACGGTACCGCTAGAAATACGCGGCACTGCTAAAAACCCCACGGTTGCAGTAAAATTTTCTCAAGATAATTTGACCACTCTCATCAAGGGATTGGAAAACGGGTTCTTTTCGAATTCCCAAAAGAAATAA